In Leptospira saintgironsiae, one genomic interval encodes:
- the flgB gene encoding flagellar basal body rod protein FlgB: protein MFQKTHFMKTQDLLEKGMNAASMKRKVLADNIANADVPHFKRSEVLFESMIKRALESEKIEASKAIPTRIEDERHISFFTPLDYKSVKPKTSIDYLTTVRADGNNVDPEKEVMEASNSQMQYMMMVERLNANFRDLKNVMRLA, encoded by the coding sequence ATGTTCCAAAAAACACATTTCATGAAGACTCAGGACTTACTAGAGAAGGGAATGAACGCCGCCTCTATGAAAAGAAAAGTCCTCGCAGACAATATCGCAAATGCGGATGTTCCCCATTTTAAAAGAAGCGAAGTACTTTTTGAATCCATGATCAAAAGAGCATTGGAATCCGAAAAGATAGAAGCTTCTAAAGCGATCCCAACTAGGATCGAAGATGAACGTCATATTTCCTTTTTCACTCCATTAGATTATAAATCCGTAAAGCCTAAGACGAGTATAGATTATCTGACCACAGTCAGAGCAGATGGAAATAACGTGGATCCTGAGAAAGAAGTAATGGAAGCTTCCAACTCTCAAATGCAATACATGATGATGGTCGAAAGACTGAATGCGAACTTCCGTGATTTGAAGAACGTGATGAGGTTAGCTTAA
- a CDS encoding tetratricopeptide repeat protein: protein MKIRLRILSIFFLMALGNSIYAQDTFRLDNDNASVANSINVEVLKDGRSVRISWEAPRETGEIIVARSSSIIDNPEKCYISDSLGKFPSGVANGVNQIYDYNLKPGTYYYAVVLANHVRKKDARLVANRNYTTIPIVIENNPPPQTNYPPSNTQNNYPPSTNTNQPPPEEQKYLSDNARVTDISVKREGQFLRVSWEPYPKGIQGETIYTIYKSAEPMSSMTLMRKAEKLAEVSHPENTFLDQDLTKSQTLYYGVSVKQGLKEVLPLVQNQSFIRQFYVYDQDKRKPPKEDDVVTNPQFAYDEMHVKDLKASIVDGGVRLDWKAPDRADENTVYAIYQAGKPLSGGVSTFLGGNVRKLGEVSHPDTNVMVKMKPYSGTMYFGITVKRGDLEDFTLTQDQSYVAIGGPGATDNNTQTADNNNDKPKKEEPKEEDNSPQDNQQNNQNVQNNEKQPLIVEQEEPSDEEIDRVLKSTYWKNEYGEAVKQLAAYASSNDIDIRGKAKFFLGMSFYKKGEYNKALKFFVQKETKNYNPERTEFWTKQCLARIGGGRR from the coding sequence ATGAAAATTCGACTCAGGATCCTATCTATATTCTTCCTAATGGCATTGGGAAATTCTATCTATGCCCAGGATACCTTTCGTCTGGACAATGATAACGCAAGTGTCGCAAATTCTATCAATGTAGAAGTCCTTAAAGATGGCCGATCCGTTCGTATCTCTTGGGAAGCTCCTAGAGAGACAGGAGAGATCATCGTAGCTCGATCTTCTTCTATCATAGATAATCCTGAAAAATGTTATATCTCTGATTCTTTAGGAAAATTTCCGAGCGGTGTAGCTAACGGCGTGAATCAGATCTACGATTATAATCTTAAACCTGGAACTTATTATTACGCAGTTGTATTAGCAAATCATGTAAGGAAGAAGGATGCAAGATTAGTAGCGAATCGTAATTATACTACGATCCCGATTGTGATAGAAAACAATCCGCCGCCTCAAACAAATTATCCTCCATCCAATACTCAGAATAATTATCCTCCTTCTACAAATACAAATCAACCTCCGCCTGAAGAGCAGAAGTATCTTTCTGATAATGCGAGAGTGACTGATATTTCTGTAAAAAGAGAAGGTCAGTTCTTGCGTGTTTCTTGGGAGCCTTATCCGAAAGGGATCCAAGGTGAGACCATCTATACTATTTATAAATCTGCAGAGCCAATGTCTAGTATGACATTGATGAGAAAAGCGGAGAAGTTAGCAGAAGTTTCTCATCCAGAAAATACTTTCTTGGATCAGGATCTGACCAAGTCTCAAACTCTTTATTATGGTGTTTCAGTAAAACAAGGTCTGAAAGAAGTTTTACCTTTGGTTCAGAACCAATCTTTCATTCGTCAGTTTTATGTTTATGATCAGGATAAAAGAAAACCTCCTAAAGAAGATGATGTAGTTACTAATCCTCAATTTGCGTACGATGAAATGCATGTTAAGGATTTAAAGGCGAGCATCGTTGATGGAGGAGTACGTTTAGATTGGAAAGCTCCTGATCGCGCAGATGAAAATACTGTTTATGCAATTTACCAAGCAGGCAAACCATTGTCTGGTGGAGTTTCTACTTTCTTAGGCGGTAATGTTAGAAAATTGGGAGAAGTTTCTCATCCTGATACAAACGTTATGGTTAAGATGAAGCCATACTCTGGGACAATGTATTTTGGTATTACGGTCAAACGAGGAGATCTAGAAGATTTCACTCTGACTCAAGATCAGTCTTATGTGGCAATTGGCGGCCCAGGTGCTACTGATAATAATACACAAACCGCAGATAATAATAACGATAAGCCTAAGAAAGAAGAGCCAAAAGAAGAAGATAACAGTCCTCAGGATAATCAGCAGAACAACCAAAATGTCCAAAATAACGAGAAACAACCTTTAATCGTTGAGCAAGAAGAGCCTAGCGATGAAGAAATAGACCGCGTATTAAAATCAACGTATTGGAAAAACGAATACGGAGAAGCAGTAAAACAGTTGGCTGCTTATGCTAGTTCAAACGATATCGATATAAGAGGAAAGGCCAAGTTTTTCCTTGGGATGTCTTTTTATAAAAAGGGCGAATATAACAAAGCTCTAAAGTTCTTCGTACAAAAAGAAACAAAGAACTATAATCCGGAACGAACCGAGTTCTGGACCAAACAATGTCTGGCCCGGATCGGCGGAGGAAGAAGATGA
- a CDS encoding metalloenzyme has product MIFYVFIDGIGFGENNPDKNPFSKYSKGIFLPLGGKSIPADSPSRLQELIYLKTDASMGIKGLPQSATGQTSLWTGINACQVLNRHMSGFPTFTLKRIIAKYSIIRILEENGFKADLLNCYTPGFAEHIKKHPRHVSASTLIQMAADKPLKDMDDLRDGKGLYMDISRDFLRKFGKDFIDKDDPVLEIQDPYKTGNEIIPAMKDHTLCIYEYFITDKVGHKMNWKGAEKCISDLEDFLLGVLDAMDPEQDQLIVTSDHGNLEDLSVDVHTVNPVPTILYGKYTDQMKDKIHALKDIPHAIYDCLGVQIQMSEQEFIQTSSN; this is encoded by the coding sequence ATGATATTTTATGTGTTTATAGACGGAATAGGCTTTGGGGAAAACAATCCTGATAAAAATCCATTCTCCAAGTATTCAAAGGGTATTTTTTTACCCTTAGGCGGTAAATCAATCCCGGCAGATTCTCCTTCCCGCCTCCAAGAACTTATTTATCTCAAAACGGACGCAAGTATGGGAATCAAAGGACTTCCCCAAAGCGCAACTGGACAGACTTCTCTTTGGACTGGTATCAACGCTTGTCAGGTACTGAACCGGCACATGAGTGGATTTCCTACATTCACTTTAAAACGTATCATCGCTAAATATTCTATCATTCGGATTTTAGAAGAGAACGGATTTAAAGCAGATCTATTGAACTGTTATACTCCAGGATTTGCAGAACATATAAAAAAACATCCTAGACATGTTTCCGCTTCTACTCTCATCCAAATGGCTGCAGACAAACCTTTAAAAGATATGGATGATCTTAGAGATGGCAAAGGTCTCTATATGGACATCAGCCGTGATTTTCTCAGAAAGTTCGGAAAAGATTTTATAGATAAAGATGATCCAGTTTTAGAGATCCAAGACCCTTACAAAACAGGAAATGAGATCATTCCTGCAATGAAGGATCATACGTTATGTATCTATGAATACTTTATCACGGATAAAGTAGGTCATAAGATGAATTGGAAAGGCGCCGAGAAATGTATCTCTGACTTGGAGGACTTTTTACTCGGAGTTTTGGATGCAATGGATCCGGAACAAGACCAGCTCATTGTAACATCTGATCATGGAAATCTAGAAGATCTGAGTGTGGATGTACATACTGTAAATCCAGTGCCAACTATTCTGTATGGTAAATATACAGATCAAATGAAAGACAAGATCCACGCTTTGAAAGATATTCCACATGCAATCTACGATTGTTTGGGAGTACAAATCCAAATGTCTGAACAAGAATTTATTCAGACATCTTCTAATTGA
- a CDS encoding tetratricopeptide repeat protein, with translation MRAFCYIILFCVSLSSSYPQEENRREWNKAAKQKVLLLHQSGKEAESLPFLEEYVKKNPSELIYKLYLARALFWRADLELPGHSEDVFSRMEKVRKIRDNYLRAASLFEENVGYLVKVSPRDPDLGKWTFLWAMSEWYAGREDRAIQLFKKSFKHDFRLNQANYNIAAIYENLGQILDSQIYYGTYLKNEKELKEEE, from the coding sequence ATGCGCGCCTTCTGTTATATCATTCTGTTTTGTGTAAGTTTATCTTCTTCTTATCCCCAAGAAGAAAATAGAAGAGAATGGAATAAGGCCGCAAAACAAAAAGTTCTACTTCTTCATCAAAGTGGAAAAGAAGCCGAGAGCCTTCCTTTCTTAGAAGAATACGTCAAAAAAAATCCAAGCGAGTTGATCTATAAACTGTATCTGGCTCGGGCTCTTTTTTGGAGAGCTGACTTGGAATTGCCTGGCCATTCCGAAGACGTTTTTTCTAGAATGGAGAAGGTCCGAAAGATTCGAGACAATTACCTCCGAGCGGCGAGTCTTTTCGAAGAGAATGTTGGATATTTAGTTAAGGTAAGTCCTAGAGATCCTGATTTGGGAAAATGGACCTTTTTATGGGCAATGTCAGAATGGTATGCTGGCAGGGAAGACCGGGCAATTCAGCTATTTAAGAAGTCTTTTAAACATGATTTTCGTTTGAACCAGGCAAACTATAATATCGCCGCCATTTACGAAAACCTGGGACAGATACTAGATTCTCAAATTTATTACGGAACCTACTTGAAAAACGAAAAGGAACTGAAAGAAGAGGAGTAA
- a CDS encoding helix-turn-helix domain-containing protein: MPELLGWFSDGMILFGGFLSFLLAIGEFPSDRKHKFQVLLSLTLVSLGFMQLSGSLVLNPNAGQDLNLKLWNIPLLYLPPAFAFLALLAFLEEDFRYKSVHMLFFLPFLLCLGVILFFRLGEYAGSPSSVQIHWNILDPISGTGILYLGAGIFSLSFVFPIFKILPQISEPKFKILFGIFALDCLIVSVFGMIGLIFSPIFLKLALLTVTLAVSLVYYIRRKYFDFPETVKSDLAKAKYSRTRLEGLKLDSILEKLNFLFESEKIHRREDLSLAELAKELSLTTHQFSELINNRIGKGYFSLINHHRIEDAKQLLSETDKTVLEIAMTVGFNNRSSFNEAFLKLTQKTPISYRKMCKPL, translated from the coding sequence ATGCCTGAATTATTGGGATGGTTTTCTGACGGGATGATCCTCTTCGGAGGATTTCTTTCCTTTTTGCTCGCAATCGGAGAATTTCCTTCCGACAGAAAACATAAATTCCAGGTTTTACTTTCTCTTACTCTAGTCTCTTTAGGATTTATGCAACTTTCCGGTTCTTTGGTTTTAAATCCGAATGCTGGCCAGGATCTAAACCTAAAACTTTGGAATATTCCTCTTCTCTATCTTCCACCAGCTTTTGCGTTTTTAGCTCTTCTAGCTTTTTTGGAGGAAGATTTCAGATATAAGTCTGTCCATATGCTCTTCTTCCTTCCATTCTTACTTTGTTTGGGAGTTATTTTGTTTTTCAGATTAGGAGAATATGCCGGATCTCCATCATCCGTGCAGATCCACTGGAATATTTTAGACCCGATTTCTGGAACAGGGATCCTCTACTTGGGAGCAGGAATTTTTTCTTTAAGTTTTGTTTTTCCAATCTTTAAGATACTTCCTCAAATCTCCGAACCGAAATTTAAGATCTTATTTGGGATATTTGCTCTAGATTGTTTGATCGTTTCTGTTTTCGGAATGATCGGACTCATATTCAGTCCTATCTTTCTAAAACTTGCACTTTTAACTGTAACTCTTGCTGTTTCACTTGTATATTATATCCGCAGAAAATATTTCGATTTTCCAGAAACCGTTAAATCCGATTTAGCAAAGGCAAAATATTCAAGGACCAGGTTAGAAGGTCTAAAACTTGATTCTATATTAGAAAAATTAAACTTTCTATTCGAATCAGAAAAGATCCATCGCAGAGAAGATTTGTCCTTAGCAGAACTTGCAAAAGAATTGTCTCTGACAACTCACCAATTTTCAGAACTGATCAATAATAGGATCGGAAAAGGATATTTTTCTTTGATCAACCACCATCGGATAGAAGATGCAAAACAACTTTTGTCTGAAACTGATAAAACTGTTTTAGAGATCGCAATGACAGTTGGTTTTAATAACCGTTCTTCCTTTAATGAGGCTTTTTTGAAACTTACTCAAAAAACTCCGATTTCCTATCGAAAAATGTGTAAGCCTTTATAA
- a CDS encoding DUF4345 domain-containing protein — MQTHSISDQTGSLISWITKIFLALNLAVYAGFTIAFLLFPVPLANAIGYTIHSSAALADFRAMYSGLCFGVGLIVYYGLVKPEFKTQAILLSVASAAGLFVARLYTLFLDGPGNEYIYLSMATEIVSVFLGAWLLKKN, encoded by the coding sequence ATGCAAACTCACTCTATTTCAGATCAAACCGGTTCACTTATAAGTTGGATCACTAAAATTTTTCTGGCTTTAAACTTGGCGGTGTATGCCGGATTTACAATCGCCTTTCTTCTATTTCCAGTTCCATTAGCAAATGCGATAGGATATACAATACATTCGAGTGCTGCGCTCGCGGACTTCAGAGCAATGTATTCAGGCCTATGTTTTGGAGTTGGGCTTATTGTATATTATGGTTTAGTAAAGCCAGAGTTCAAAACCCAAGCAATTCTTCTTTCGGTTGCAAGCGCAGCAGGATTGTTTGTAGCAAGATTATATACTCTTTTCTTGGACGGACCAGGAAATGAATATATCTACTTAAGCATGGCTACTGAAATTGTTTCCGTATTCTTAGGCGCTTGGCTTTTAAAGAAAAATTAA
- the serC gene encoding 3-phosphoserine/phosphohydroxythreonine transaminase, protein MSKFERRIYNFCAGPAMLPTPVMEKAASEFLNYRGSGMSIMEDSHRGKLFEEVLDTSLSLLRELLSVPENYEIMFLSGGASLHFSALPLNLLKDGESADFAVTGIWAKKAMEEALRFNPVKKIYDGEDHKYTESPELNDSMVNPGAAYIYITSNNTLLGTRYVTIPTITKAPLIADMTSEILSRKIDVSKFGAIFAGAQKNIGPSGLSVLIIRKDLLGRSSRTVPILMDYALTAKNKSMYNTPPTYSIYMAKLVFEWLKDLGGVEKIEKINEEKAKILYDYLETTSFYNAPVKPNSRSVMNVVFTLHDKNLESKFLAGAEEKGLHGLEGHRLVGGLRASIYNSMPKEGVISLVEYMKEFEKKA, encoded by the coding sequence ATGAGCAAATTTGAGCGCCGAATCTACAATTTTTGCGCAGGTCCTGCGATGTTACCTACTCCAGTCATGGAGAAGGCAGCCTCCGAGTTTCTGAACTACCGCGGATCCGGTATGTCCATTATGGAAGATAGTCATAGGGGAAAACTTTTTGAAGAAGTCCTGGATACTTCCCTTTCCTTGCTCAGAGAATTATTATCTGTTCCGGAAAATTACGAAATTATGTTTCTTTCCGGAGGAGCTAGCCTCCACTTCTCCGCCCTACCCTTAAATCTTCTGAAAGATGGAGAGTCTGCTGACTTTGCTGTCACAGGTATCTGGGCTAAGAAAGCAATGGAAGAAGCACTTAGATTCAATCCTGTCAAAAAAATTTATGACGGAGAAGATCATAAGTATACAGAGTCTCCTGAACTAAATGACTCCATGGTAAATCCTGGAGCGGCATATATATATATTACTTCTAATAATACTTTATTAGGAACTCGTTATGTAACCATTCCGACTATCACTAAGGCTCCTCTAATCGCGGACATGACTTCTGAAATTCTTTCTAGAAAGATAGATGTAAGTAAGTTCGGTGCAATTTTTGCGGGAGCACAGAAAAATATCGGACCTTCCGGTTTAAGCGTTCTGATCATTCGTAAAGATCTACTTGGACGTTCCAGTAGAACTGTTCCTATACTGATGGATTATGCACTTACTGCAAAAAATAAATCCATGTATAATACTCCTCCTACATATTCTATCTATATGGCCAAACTTGTATTCGAATGGTTAAAGGATCTGGGTGGAGTAGAGAAGATCGAAAAGATCAATGAGGAAAAAGCCAAAATTCTTTATGATTATTTGGAAACCACTTCCTTCTATAATGCTCCGGTAAAACCGAATTCAAGATCCGTAATGAACGTTGTCTTCACTTTACACGACAAAAATTTAGAATCTAAGTTTTTAGCAGGCGCAGAAGAAAAAGGACTTCATGGTCTAGAGGGTCACAGACTAGTCGGTGGCCTAAGAGCTTCTATCTATAATTCTATGCCTAAAGAAGGTGTAATTTCCTTAGTAGAATATATGAAGGAATTCGAGAAGAAGGCCTAA
- a CDS encoding P83/100 family protein — MSRIRLAVFLIFLGSFSFPIFAQEGPKLGEKEVRSSGKVNFVNRSAARADEETKGSNARTGAGLSEALKKDPKSAASADGITALRILPDEKEKKFGADLISIGKDADYGHINSIQRILSGYVKANFGYSEANSDTLATYILYYNAIHRKGADYVKRKYNTEVVKNSQNDKIGIGRRYTEWPGKTQIIIPIVTNILSDDGKDLDTDELEKEVNKDLDKKKEGQDDKKRMNDLQNEKAEEEKRKLQDKKEENRKKQEDASNKERNAEREIQELNKDPVKNKQKITQKQEERKQAQQEQQKAKKEEQQIKEKEKEIAKKEESRKSDSKSSSSSSDSKSSSSGDSKKSEAKSDDNKSKEEIKQELKETKKELETVKEEQKKKEEFDKNVVGGKILFLKTLKYTSDGHYSNELHALDPSKDDTIFKGDFNKICGRTFEVVDGKALVVGYESDHSAAHKLILIDQETLKPAVWSGDSVFWRTPMIVKGDEIYAFEERNGKYYLSRYDKGLKKTAGSEEEISPNSNVTFFGEKIYVTGKEEGSGKTEIAVFGKADLKLIKKIKP; from the coding sequence ATGTCACGGATTCGACTGGCCGTATTTCTAATCTTCCTCGGAAGTTTTAGCTTTCCGATCTTCGCCCAAGAGGGGCCTAAACTTGGAGAAAAGGAAGTTCGTTCTTCCGGAAAAGTGAACTTCGTCAATAGGTCTGCTGCAAGAGCAGATGAAGAGACAAAAGGAAGTAACGCAAGAACCGGTGCTGGACTTTCCGAAGCATTAAAAAAAGATCCTAAGTCAGCAGCTTCTGCAGATGGGATCACTGCGCTCCGTATTCTTCCTGATGAGAAAGAAAAAAAGTTCGGAGCGGACTTGATCAGCATCGGTAAAGATGCAGATTACGGACATATTAACTCAATCCAAAGGATACTTTCAGGATATGTGAAAGCAAACTTCGGATATTCAGAAGCAAACTCTGATACATTAGCAACTTATATACTTTATTATAATGCGATCCATCGTAAGGGTGCAGATTATGTTAAACGCAAATACAATACTGAAGTTGTAAAGAACTCGCAAAACGATAAGATCGGTATCGGTAGACGTTATACGGAATGGCCTGGAAAAACTCAGATCATTATTCCAATCGTAACCAATATTCTTTCAGATGATGGAAAAGATCTGGATACTGATGAGCTTGAGAAAGAAGTCAATAAAGACCTGGATAAAAAGAAAGAAGGTCAAGACGATAAGAAGAGAATGAACGACCTTCAAAATGAGAAGGCAGAAGAAGAAAAACGTAAACTCCAAGATAAAAAAGAAGAGAATAGAAAAAAACAAGAAGATGCTTCCAACAAAGAAAGGAACGCAGAAAGAGAGATCCAGGAACTGAATAAAGATCCTGTTAAGAATAAACAAAAGATCACTCAAAAACAAGAAGAACGTAAACAGGCCCAACAAGAACAACAGAAGGCCAAAAAAGAAGAACAACAGATAAAAGAAAAAGAGAAGGAGATCGCTAAAAAAGAAGAATCTCGTAAATCTGATTCTAAATCTTCCTCATCTTCTTCTGATTCCAAAAGTTCTTCTTCCGGAGATTCTAAAAAATCCGAAGCTAAGTCCGACGACAATAAGTCCAAGGAAGAAATCAAACAAGAGCTGAAGGAAACTAAAAAAGAATTAGAAACAGTTAAAGAAGAACAGAAGAAAAAAGAAGAATTCGACAAGAACGTTGTCGGAGGAAAAATTCTGTTTCTCAAAACTTTGAAATATACTTCAGATGGACATTATAGCAACGAACTTCACGCATTAGACCCATCCAAAGATGATACAATTTTCAAAGGTGATTTTAACAAGATTTGTGGACGCACATTTGAAGTAGTAGATGGGAAAGCACTTGTAGTTGGTTACGAATCTGATCACTCTGCTGCTCACAAACTTATACTGATCGATCAAGAAACTTTAAAACCTGCTGTTTGGTCCGGTGATTCAGTATTCTGGCGAACTCCGATGATCGTCAAAGGAGACGAGATCTATGCCTTTGAAGAAAGAAATGGAAAATATTATTTAAGCCGTTATGACAAAGGTTTAAAGAAAACTGCTGGAAGTGAAGAAGAGATCAGCCCGAACTCAAACGTTACTTTCTTCGGTGAAAAAATTTACGTTACCGGTAAGGAAGAAGGTTCCGGAAAAACGGAAATCGCAGTGTTCGGTAAAGCGGATCTGAAATTGATCAAGAAGATCAAACCTTAA
- a CDS encoding tetratricopeptide repeat protein produces the protein MNRSIILVTGFLFVCAGLLTGIYTAVIQDTDSTNKGIIEKVREGEEFLKHSNPKSSEKALDIFAELSSKDVGSDLSFRIQYDLATALDKTGDKMRALGIFRELNQKEGLAREEKARVAYGLGNLLLLLNRDEEGKGHLEEVLRTSGDNKLRSNALSAIADYYMKKGNYDQSRKNYVLALQEDPENVKARVRWGKSLRRMGKDWSAYDVYEDYVQSDAYFDPDKIAVDKEFRSGLLEKGRELYVRKEYYSAIETLKKALDIGVSERAREQAWYYIAESYDALGKSEQAIQYLNKMLENSDGTMDQAAMFRKGTIYFRGGKYEKAAAVFQESADRNPDTPVGKKSAAWKKEALDQVEDDLRYKDGEGGGKAKPSDDDRQDDDWKY, from the coding sequence ATGAACCGTTCCATTATTTTAGTCACAGGATTTTTATTCGTATGCGCAGGTCTTCTGACGGGGATTTACACTGCGGTGATCCAAGACACTGATTCCACAAATAAAGGGATCATTGAAAAAGTTAGGGAAGGAGAGGAATTCTTAAAACATTCCAATCCTAAATCCTCCGAAAAGGCTCTGGATATTTTTGCAGAATTATCCTCTAAAGATGTGGGTTCGGATCTTTCTTTCCGGATCCAATATGATCTAGCGACCGCTCTGGATAAAACCGGAGATAAAATGAGGGCACTTGGTATCTTCAGAGAGTTAAACCAAAAAGAAGGTTTAGCCCGTGAGGAAAAAGCTAGGGTTGCTTATGGCCTTGGGAACCTTCTTCTTTTATTAAACAGAGACGAAGAAGGTAAAGGTCATTTGGAAGAAGTTCTCAGAACTTCCGGAGACAATAAACTAAGATCTAACGCATTATCTGCAATTGCTGACTATTACATGAAAAAAGGTAATTATGATCAGTCTAGAAAGAACTACGTATTGGCCCTACAAGAAGATCCTGAAAACGTAAAAGCTAGAGTAAGATGGGGAAAATCTTTGCGTAGAATGGGCAAAGATTGGTCCGCATACGATGTGTATGAAGATTACGTTCAGTCAGATGCTTACTTTGATCCCGATAAGATTGCTGTAGATAAAGAATTCCGTTCAGGACTCTTGGAGAAAGGAAGAGAATTATACGTACGCAAAGAATATTACTCTGCTATCGAAACCTTGAAAAAGGCATTGGACATAGGCGTTAGCGAAAGAGCTAGAGAACAAGCCTGGTATTATATCGCAGAAAGTTACGATGCTTTAGGAAAATCAGAACAAGCAATCCAATATCTGAACAAAATGTTAGAGAACTCAGATGGAACTATGGATCAGGCTGCTATGTTCAGAAAAGGAACTATCTATTTCAGAGGTGGAAAGTATGAGAAGGCCGCTGCGGTTTTCCAAGAATCTGCTGATAGAAATCCTGATACCCCTGTTGGTAAAAAATCTGCTGCTTGGAAGAAGGAAGCCTTGGATCAGGTCGAAGACGATCTTAGATACAAGGACGGAGAAGGCGGCGGAAAAGCAAAACCAAGTGATGACGATCGCCAAGACGACGACTGGAAATATTAA
- the fliE gene encoding flagellar hook-basal body complex protein FliE: MNVDFNSKLWYNYNSGYSDSRFPLSPKGDKVSVKIDDQRHYGDVKEPVAPDYVAESFSEAMRNAFNSVNELQVEADELTQKMVYDPNSVDAHEVMVASEKARVALTFTKTLADGVVRAYRDLTSMR; the protein is encoded by the coding sequence ATGAACGTAGATTTTAATTCCAAACTTTGGTACAACTATAACTCGGGATATTCCGATTCTCGTTTTCCTCTTTCTCCTAAGGGAGATAAAGTTTCCGTAAAGATAGATGACCAACGTCATTACGGAGATGTCAAAGAGCCAGTTGCTCCTGACTATGTTGCCGAAAGTTTTTCAGAAGCAATGAGAAATGCATTCAACTCTGTAAACGAACTACAGGTAGAAGCTGACGAACTCACTCAAAAAATGGTATATGACCCAAACAGTGTGGACGCTCATGAAGTGATGGTAGCTTCTGAAAAAGCAAGAGTGGCACTCACATTCACTAAAACTTTAGCTGATGGAGTTGTAAGAGCTTACAGAGATCTTACTTCCATGAGATAA
- the rpiB gene encoding ribose 5-phosphate isomerase B yields MKKIGIASDHGGFELKEFLRKELADSIEILDLGVNDETSVDYPIVIADACKKVLSKEVDGLIALCGTGIGASIAANRHKGIRAALCHDEFTAEMSRRHNNANVLVLGGRVLGKELATRIAQKWLNTSFEAGRHERRVGQLDTIV; encoded by the coding sequence ATGAAAAAAATTGGCATCGCTTCCGATCACGGTGGATTCGAACTCAAAGAATTCCTTCGCAAAGAATTAGCGGACTCGATTGAGATCCTGGACTTAGGCGTTAACGACGAAACCTCTGTGGATTATCCTATAGTAATCGCAGACGCCTGCAAAAAAGTACTCTCTAAAGAAGTGGATGGTTTGATCGCACTTTGTGGCACAGGCATCGGGGCTTCTATCGCAGCAAACCGTCATAAGGGAATCAGAGCTGCTCTTTGCCATGACGAGTTCACTGCGGAAATGTCTCGTCGTCATAACAATGCAAACGTATTGGTATTAGGCGGAAGAGTTTTAGGCAAAGAACTTGCTACCCGCATCGCTCAGAAATGGCTGAATACTTCTTTCGAAGCAGGACGTCATGAAAGAAGAGTGGGTCAGTTAGACACCATCGTATAA
- the flgC gene encoding flagellar basal body rod protein FlgC yields MGLFSAVNISATGLSAQRLRMDVIGNNIANATTTRNTNGDGPFRRDRVILTPVNLRTKWKSPVYPFGLSPGEGKGVKVMKIEKDMSPLRLTYDPTHPDAIQIGPKKGYVEMPNVNIVTEMTDMISASRSYEANVQMINGSKAMFNKALEIGRA; encoded by the coding sequence ATGGGACTATTTAGCGCAGTTAATATCTCCGCCACTGGACTTTCCGCTCAGAGACTCCGTATGGATGTGATCGGAAACAATATCGCGAACGCAACCACTACCAGAAATACAAATGGTGATGGCCCTTTCCGCAGGGACAGAGTGATCCTGACTCCTGTAAATCTTAGAACCAAATGGAAAAGCCCTGTTTATCCTTTTGGTCTTTCTCCTGGAGAAGGTAAAGGTGTGAAAGTAATGAAAATCGAGAAGGATATGAGTCCTTTAAGATTAACTTATGATCCTACCCACCCAGACGCGATCCAGATCGGACCTAAAAAAGGCTATGTAGAAATGCCGAACGTAAATATAGTCACCGAAATGACGGACATGATCTCTGCTTCTAGATCTTACGAGGCAAACGTCCAGATGATCAACGGATCCAAGGCAATGTTCAACAAGGCCCTAGAAATCGGAAGAGCTTAA